A single window of Arcobacter venerupis DNA harbors:
- a CDS encoding dicarboxylate/amino acid:cation symporter gives MSRVWKNIPLWQKILGALVLGLITGIVFAESAQVLKPLGTLFINLIKMLIVPLVFVTLVTGIIAMEDLKKMRRVGIKTFLIYIVTTAIAITIGLIVGIVLEPGAGVTLDAAKNMTVTQAPALIDTLLNIITKNPFSSFANGDILQIIFFAIILGVSINLSGDKGEPAKKFFNSIAEAMYKMTEIVMGFAPFGVFALMAWVSASYGMDVLLSLGKVIFAVYLASVIHLLFTIGGAISIFAKLNPIRFFKGIVAAQTVAFTTTSSSGTLPITTQNCVKNLGVSKPVASFVLPLGATINMDGTALYQGVCAMFVAQAFGIQLGMQEYMMIILTATLASIGTAGVPGAGLIMLTLVLTSVGLPIEGVAIIAGIDRILDMARTTVNVTGDAMTSVLIARSENELDEEIYNGNKEHEEEFVEMQTVKA, from the coding sequence AGTATGGAAAAATATCCCATTATGGCAAAAAATTCTAGGAGCATTAGTTCTTGGACTTATTACAGGAATCGTTTTTGCTGAAAGTGCGCAAGTATTAAAACCACTTGGAACACTATTTATTAATCTTATTAAGATGCTAATTGTGCCATTAGTTTTTGTTACCTTAGTAACTGGTATTATTGCAATGGAAGATTTAAAAAAGATGAGAAGAGTTGGAATTAAAACATTTCTAATCTATATTGTAACTACTGCTATTGCCATTACTATTGGATTAATAGTAGGTATTGTTTTAGAACCAGGTGCAGGTGTGACATTAGATGCTGCAAAAAATATGACAGTAACTCAAGCGCCAGCTTTAATAGATACCTTATTAAATATTATTACAAAAAATCCTTTTTCAAGTTTTGCAAATGGTGATATATTACAAATTATCTTTTTTGCAATTATTCTGGGTGTTTCTATCAATCTATCAGGTGATAAAGGTGAACCTGCAAAAAAATTCTTTAATTCTATTGCAGAAGCTATGTATAAAATGACTGAAATTGTAATGGGATTTGCACCATTTGGAGTTTTTGCTTTAATGGCTTGGGTTTCTGCTTCTTATGGGATGGATGTATTATTAAGTTTAGGGAAAGTTATATTTGCTGTGTATTTAGCTTCTGTTATTCATCTATTATTTACAATTGGTGGAGCAATATCTATTTTTGCAAAACTAAATCCTATTAGATTCTTTAAAGGTATTGTAGCTGCTCAAACTGTTGCATTTACAACAACAAGTAGTTCAGGAACATTACCAATTACTACACAAAACTGTGTTAAAAACCTAGGTGTTTCAAAACCAGTAGCTAGTTTTGTTTTACCTCTTGGTGCGACTATAAATATGGATGGAACGGCACTTTATCAAGGTGTTTGTGCAATGTTTGTCGCTCAAGCATTTGGAATTCAATTAGGAATGCAAGAGTATATGATGATTATTTTAACAGCAACATTAGCATCAATTGGAACAGCAGGAGTTCCAGGAGCTGGACTTATTATGCTTACATTAGTTTTAACATCTGTTGGATTACCAATTGAAGGTGTTGCAATTATTGCGGGAATCGATAGAATCTTAGATATGGCAAGAACAACTGTTAATGTTACAGGTGACGCTATGACTTCAGTATTAATCGCAAGAAGTGAAAATGAGCTTGATGAAGAGATTTATAATGGGAATAAAGAGCATGAAGAAGAGTTTGTAGAAATGCAAACTGTAAAAGCTTAA
- the pgeF gene encoding peptidoglycan editing factor PgeF codes for MNQIKYYFTTTEDGNLAYHVNDIKENVDTNREAVALKMNYKNEDLVYMNQVHGNNVQIVDENSPKLIENCDGLITKTKGLPLMVMVADCIPILFFDEIQGVIAAVHAGRNSTFLKIAQITANKMMSELGCNANNIKVIMGPSIHTCCYEVSEELAKIVKTSFGEKFCKGRNIDLHGINVKLLEEVGIRNIRISEVCTKCSTEPFFSYRKDTKTGRFAGIIVR; via the coding sequence ATGAATCAAATTAAATACTATTTTACAACAACTGAAGATGGAAATTTAGCTTATCATGTAAATGACATAAAAGAGAATGTGGATACAAACAGAGAAGCAGTTGCTTTAAAGATGAATTATAAAAATGAAGATTTAGTTTATATGAACCAAGTTCATGGAAACAATGTTCAAATAGTGGACGAGAACTCACCAAAACTTATAGAAAATTGTGATGGATTAATCACAAAAACAAAAGGCTTGCCACTTATGGTTATGGTTGCTGACTGTATTCCAATTCTGTTTTTTGATGAGATACAAGGTGTAATTGCAGCTGTTCATGCTGGAAGAAACTCTACTTTTTTAAAAATTGCACAAATCACTGCAAATAAAATGATGAGTGAATTAGGTTGCAATGCAAATAATATAAAAGTAATTATGGGACCAAGCATTCATACTTGTTGTTATGAAGTAAGTGAGGAGTTAGCTAAAATCGTTAAAACATCATTTGGAGAGAAATTTTGTAAAGGCAGAAACATAGATCTACATGGAATCAATGTAAAACTTTTAGAAGAAGTGGGAATTAGAAATATTCGAATATCAGAAGTTTGTACGAAATGTTCAACTGAACCTTTTTTCTCTTATAGAAAAGATACTAAAACAGGAAGATTTGCAGGAATTATCGTAAGATAA
- a CDS encoding class I SAM-dependent DNA methyltransferase → MNRFDEAAKTWDNKQASIDSSNACVENLQKHVVIKENANILDYGCGTGFIAFVLSTDKNSVLGMDYSDGMVNRFNEKANELNFDNIKAVKHNMNEDEISKNTYDLFISSMTMHHIKDTNMFAQKAYDSLVNGGYICINDLEKEDGTFHEKHKNDGVEHFGYEKENVKKIFTNVGFKIISCDTVYIHERNEKEYPLFNLIAKK, encoded by the coding sequence ATGAACAGATTTGATGAAGCAGCTAAAACTTGGGATAATAAACAAGCAAGTATTGATAGCTCAAATGCTTGTGTAGAAAATCTACAAAAACACGTAGTTATAAAAGAAAATGCTAACATTTTAGATTATGGTTGTGGAACTGGATTTATAGCTTTTGTTTTAAGCACAGATAAAAACAGTGTTTTAGGAATGGATTATTCAGATGGAATGGTAAATAGATTTAATGAAAAAGCAAATGAACTAAACTTTGACAATATCAAAGCTGTAAAACACAATATGAATGAAGATGAAATATCAAAAAATACTTATGATTTATTTATCTCATCTATGACTATGCACCATATCAAAGATACAAATATGTTTGCACAAAAAGCTTATGACTCTTTAGTAAATGGTGGATATATTTGTATTAATGACCTAGAAAAAGAGGATGGAACTTTTCACGAAAAACATAAAAATGATGGTGTTGAACACTTCGGATATGAAAAAGAAAATGTGAAAAAAATCTTTACTAATGTAGGTTTTAAAATCATCTCTTGTGATACGGTTTATATTCATGAAAGAAATGAAAAAGAGTATCCACTTTTTAATCTAATAGCAAAAAAATAA
- a CDS encoding shikimate dehydrogenase produces the protein MSEKFAIFGNPVAHSKSPQMQNAGLKHINFDGNYEKHHLENGNEIKKTFLDSNYKGANITVPHKEFAYENADEIRGLAKEIKAVNTYILEDGKVVAYNTDAPGFLKAIESFGTIKNVLLLGAGGTAKAIALSLKSKDINVTVLNRSEGKLDFFKEHQIPCFSWGNFEPTKYDLIVNSTSAGLKDEYLPCDKKILETVFKDASFAFDCVYGKITPFLALASENGLKIKDGEDMLLFQGVLAFEYFTNTKANNSVIEAMRKGLKEE, from the coding sequence ATGTCAGAAAAATTTGCAATATTTGGAAATCCAGTTGCTCACTCAAAATCACCACAAATGCAAAATGCAGGATTAAAACATATAAATTTTGATGGGAATTATGAAAAACATCATCTAGAAAATGGAAATGAAATCAAAAAAACTTTTTTAGACTCAAACTACAAAGGTGCAAATATAACAGTTCCACACAAAGAGTTTGCCTATGAAAATGCTGATGAAATCAGAGGTCTAGCAAAAGAGATAAAAGCTGTAAATACGTACATCCTTGAAGATGGAAAAGTAGTAGCTTACAACACAGATGCACCAGGATTTTTAAAAGCAATAGAGAGTTTTGGAACTATTAAAAATGTTTTACTTTTAGGAGCAGGAGGAACTGCAAAAGCAATCGCCCTATCCTTAAAATCAAAAGATATAAATGTAACTGTGTTAAATAGAAGTGAGGGGAAACTAGACTTCTTTAAAGAGCATCAAATTCCATGTTTTTCATGGGGAAATTTTGAACCTACAAAATATGATTTAATCGTAAACTCAACAAGTGCTGGACTAAAAGATGAATATTTACCTTGTGATAAAAAAATCCTAGAAACAGTTTTCAAAGATGCTTCTTTTGCTTTTGATTGTGTTTATGGAAAAATCACACCATTTTTAGCACTTGCAAGTGAAAATGGACTTAAAATAAAAGACGGTGAAGATATGCTTTTATTTCAAGGTGTTTTAGCATTTGAGTATTTCACTAATACAAAAGCCAATAATTCAGTGATTGAAGCTATGAGAAAAGGATTAAAAGAGGAATAA
- a CDS encoding UPF0323 family lipoprotein, whose product MKKNFHIKKISDYAMVGGLGALLVVGLVGCDDKSKNNQQNQGQSDAFSNASQKQNAFVIIEESADGKYKIADEFPASKTTIVLRKPDGTEKILSQEEIDKLVKEEEVKIDAGTSPLTNPNAQVSDGGMGLGGVLLSSIAGAMIGSWLGNKLFNNQNFQNQRQTQYKSPQTYSKSQSSFTKSSATTGSNSSSKKSGFFGGNNSSTTSKSTSSSSFGS is encoded by the coding sequence TTGAAAAAAAATTTTCATATTAAAAAAATCTCAGATTATGCAATGGTTGGTGGGTTAGGTGCTTTACTTGTAGTTGGATTAGTTGGATGTGACGATAAATCAAAAAACAATCAACAAAACCAAGGTCAAAGTGATGCTTTTTCAAATGCTAGCCAAAAACAAAATGCTTTTGTAATTATAGAAGAATCAGCAGATGGTAAATACAAAATAGCTGATGAATTTCCAGCTTCAAAAACTACAATTGTACTTAGAAAACCAGATGGAACTGAAAAAATTTTATCACAAGAAGAAATAGATAAATTAGTAAAAGAAGAAGAAGTAAAAATTGATGCAGGTACATCTCCTCTTACAAATCCAAATGCCCAAGTATCAGATGGTGGAATGGGACTTGGTGGAGTTTTATTATCTTCAATTGCAGGTGCAATGATTGGTTCTTGGCTTGGGAATAAACTATTTAATAATCAAAACTTCCAAAACCAAAGACAAACTCAATATAAATCACCACAAACATATAGTAAATCTCAAAGTTCATTTACAAAATCTTCAGCAACAACAGGTAGTAATTCATCAAGTAAAAAAAGTGGATTTTTTGGTGGAAACAATAGTTCTACGACATCAAAATCAACTTCATCGTCTAGTTTTGGGAGCTAA
- a CDS encoding glutathionylspermidine synthase family protein, giving the protein MQLEKLKPLSDEYLESIGFVWHTDSDNSSYVSDEIVVISEDQANAFYEATNELYDMFAETGQYIIDNELFHEINIPFNLIEVIKESWENEVHWHLYSRFDLAGGIDGKPIKLIEFNADTPTSLFETAIIQWAMLKANGLNEASQFNNLYEALKDNFKRIITLNGDLEKFDEYYSTLGWKILFSSISNSSEDINTTKLLQHIASEAGFNTDFEFIENVQFSDDGIFKDDELFEFWFKLIPWENIAIEESELALILTEIIKEKKAIIFNPAYTLMFQSKGFMKILWDLYPNHPLLLETSFEPLVDKKQVEKRCFGREGANTKIINSDGSIDQETLGDYEGHKAIYQEFVEFPKDSNGNYYQAGVFFAYEACALGFRRGGKILNNMSKFVGHVIK; this is encoded by the coding sequence ATGCAATTAGAAAAATTAAAACCTTTAAGTGATGAATACTTAGAATCAATAGGTTTTGTCTGGCATACAGATAGTGATAATTCATCCTATGTTAGTGATGAAATTGTAGTGATTAGTGAAGATCAAGCAAATGCTTTTTATGAAGCAACAAATGAACTTTATGATATGTTTGCTGAGACGGGTCAATATATAATTGATAATGAGCTATTTCATGAAATAAACATACCTTTTAATCTAATTGAAGTTATAAAAGAGTCTTGGGAAAATGAAGTTCATTGGCATTTATATTCAAGATTTGATTTAGCAGGTGGGATTGATGGGAAACCTATAAAATTAATTGAGTTTAATGCGGATACTCCAACTTCACTTTTTGAAACAGCGATTATTCAATGGGCAATGTTAAAAGCAAATGGTTTAAATGAAGCTAGTCAATTTAACAATCTTTATGAAGCTTTAAAAGATAATTTCAAAAGAATTATTACTTTAAATGGAGATTTAGAAAAATTTGATGAATATTATTCAACTCTTGGCTGGAAAATACTGTTTTCTTCAATTTCAAACTCAAGTGAAGATATAAACACAACAAAACTTTTACAACATATTGCAAGTGAAGCTGGGTTTAACACAGATTTTGAATTTATAGAAAATGTTCAATTTAGTGATGATGGTATTTTTAAGGATGATGAACTTTTTGAATTCTGGTTTAAACTAATTCCTTGGGAAAATATCGCTATTGAAGAGAGTGAATTAGCTTTGATTTTAACAGAAATTATAAAAGAGAAAAAAGCAATTATTTTTAATCCAGCTTACACATTGATGTTTCAATCAAAAGGATTTATGAAAATTTTATGGGATTTATATCCAAATCATCCTTTATTACTTGAAACTTCATTTGAACCTTTAGTTGATAAAAAACAAGTTGAAAAAAGATGTTTTGGAAGAGAAGGTGCAAATACAAAAATAATAAATAGTGATGGTTCAATTGATCAAGAAACATTAGGTGATTATGAAGGTCATAAAGCTATTTACCAAGAGTTTGTAGAATTTCCTAAAGATTCAAATGGAAACTATTACCAAGCGGGAGTATTTTTCGCTTATGAAGCTTGTGCATTAGGATTTAGAAGAGGTGGAAAAATATTAAATAATATGTCTAAATTTGTAGGTCATGTTATAAAATAA
- the ligA gene encoding NAD-dependent DNA ligase LigA has translation MTKIEYELNIKKLISWAHEYYVNDNPLATDEEYDKLARSCLAYESENPTLSHPNSPNKRVGGFILEGFEKASHLSRMWSQEDVFNTQELEDWIKRAHKVNTNLEFFCQPKFDGASLNLIYENGLLRQAITRGDGSIGEDVTNNVKTIHSIPLQIAEKSLVEIRGEIVIKKADFEKINIERVKSNDQVFANPRNAAAGSLRQLDPTITAKRKLFFNVWGVGLNSLRFTKYSQMMDYIYSLGFVKPPMQTITSSVEGIENLYHEIIKVRDDIEMMLDGMVVKIDDIETQDELGYTVKFPRWSCAYKFPALEKTTKIKDIILQVGRTGVITPVAIVEPTDIEGVIVERASLHNFDEIARKDIRINDEVIIIRSGDVIPKITKVFTDRRDGTQLNILRPTSCPDCASELLDEGALIKCQNLDCPSRVVNSIIYFASKNCMNIDGLGNKIVETLVNEKKIFDILDLYSLKYEDLENLEGFKEKKINNLLNALNNTKATALHRIINALGIEHIGEVASKQICLEFGLKVVDIDYDSLIALDGIGEQMANSFCEFMRVNKELVLKLFEIINPTVEEKVEVEENNFKGKTIVLTGTMSVSRGDIKKKLELLGAKISSSVSKKTDFVIYGEDAGSKYDKAIELNVQVLTEDEMNKMI, from the coding sequence ATGACAAAAATTGAATACGAATTAAATATTAAAAAATTAATCTCTTGGGCACATGAATATTATGTAAATGATAATCCACTAGCAACTGATGAAGAGTATGATAAATTAGCGAGAAGTTGTTTAGCTTATGAAAGCGAAAACCCAACTTTAAGCCATCCAAATTCGCCAAATAAAAGGGTTGGAGGTTTTATTCTTGAAGGTTTTGAAAAAGCTTCACACCTAAGCCGTATGTGGTCACAAGAAGATGTATTTAATACTCAAGAGTTGGAAGATTGGATTAAAAGAGCTCACAAAGTTAATACAAATTTAGAGTTTTTTTGCCAACCAAAATTTGATGGAGCATCTTTAAATCTTATTTATGAAAATGGTTTATTAAGACAAGCTATCACAAGAGGTGATGGAAGTATTGGAGAAGATGTTACAAATAATGTTAAAACTATCCACTCTATTCCTCTTCAAATAGCTGAAAAATCTTTAGTTGAAATTAGAGGTGAGATTGTTATTAAAAAAGCTGATTTTGAAAAGATAAATATAGAAAGAGTTAAAAGCAATGACCAAGTTTTTGCAAATCCAAGAAATGCAGCAGCAGGAAGTTTAAGACAATTAGACCCAACAATCACAGCAAAAAGAAAACTATTTTTTAATGTTTGGGGAGTTGGACTTAACTCATTAAGATTTACAAAATACTCACAAATGATGGATTATATCTACTCTTTAGGTTTTGTAAAACCTCCAATGCAAACAATAACTTCAAGTGTTGAGGGAATAGAAAATCTATATCATGAAATAATAAAAGTTCGAGATGATATAGAAATGATGCTTGATGGAATGGTTGTAAAAATTGATGATATTGAAACACAAGATGAATTAGGTTACACAGTAAAATTTCCTAGATGGTCTTGTGCTTATAAATTTCCTGCTTTAGAAAAAACGACTAAAATCAAAGATATTATTTTACAAGTTGGAAGAACAGGAGTTATAACGCCAGTTGCAATTGTAGAACCAACTGATATAGAGGGAGTTATCGTTGAACGTGCAAGTTTACACAATTTTGATGAAATAGCAAGAAAAGATATAAGAATCAATGATGAAGTAATTATCATAAGAAGTGGTGATGTAATTCCAAAAATCACAAAGGTTTTTACAGACAGAAGAGATGGAACACAACTTAATATTCTTCGCCCTACTTCATGCCCAGATTGTGCTAGTGAACTACTTGATGAAGGAGCTTTAATTAAATGTCAGAACCTTGATTGTCCAAGTCGTGTGGTTAATTCAATAATATATTTTGCAAGTAAAAACTGTATGAATATTGATGGATTGGGAAATAAAATTGTTGAAACTTTAGTAAATGAAAAAAAGATTTTTGATATTTTAGATTTATACTCTTTAAAATATGAAGATTTAGAAAATCTTGAGGGATTCAAAGAGAAAAAGATTAATAATCTTTTAAATGCACTTAATAATACAAAAGCAACGGCTCTTCACAGAATTATAAATGCTTTAGGAATTGAACATATTGGAGAAGTTGCTTCAAAACAGATTTGTTTAGAGTTTGGATTAAAAGTTGTAGATATTGATTATGATAGTCTAATTGCTTTAGATGGAATTGGTGAACAAATGGCAAACTCATTTTGTGAATTTATGAGAGTAAATAAAGAGTTAGTTTTAAAACTTTTTGAAATTATCAATCCAACAGTTGAAGAAAAAGTTGAAGTTGAAGAAAATAACTTTAAAGGCAAAACAATAGTTCTAACAGGAACAATGAGTGTAAGTCGTGGAGATATAAAAAAGAAACTAGAACTTCTTGGAGCTAAAATCAGCTCATCAGTATCTAAAAAGACTGATTTTGTCATTTATGGAGAAGATGCAGGAAGTAAATATGATAAAGCAATTGAATTAAATGTTCAAGTACTAACCGAAGATGAAATGAATAAAATGATTTAA
- a CDS encoding exopolyphosphatase, translated as MNQEIVTIDLGSNSFRVLKYDCTDHKIISEYNEVVGMADGLIDTGLISSEALQRVIEAISHSIQVINYNPEDAICVTTAAMRKALNNKDVLEYFKQKVGTTFTIIDGKEEARLTLLAVKYALKREKIYSEKFILLDIGGGSTEIIINTNDTYESHSFDFGIVTMTQKSLNYDDLHNDLEFRKKEIKIFLDNLDIDLKDYSFVATAGTPTTIAAIKLGQDFFSYDRNIVNGTIVNLEDISNSLDIFKNSSKEDITKLVGRGRVEFIEVGIFIYKMIFEVLNKKESIVLDDGLREGVAINYCQTKFKN; from the coding sequence ATGAATCAAGAAATAGTAACTATTGATTTAGGTTCAAACTCTTTTCGTGTTTTGAAATATGATTGTACAGATCATAAAATTATTTCAGAATATAATGAAGTAGTAGGAATGGCTGATGGTTTAATTGATACAGGATTGATTTCATCAGAAGCTCTTCAAAGAGTGATAGAGGCAATTTCACACTCTATCCAAGTTATAAATTATAATCCAGAAGATGCAATTTGTGTCACAACGGCTGCTATGAGAAAAGCTTTAAATAACAAAGATGTTTTGGAATATTTTAAACAAAAAGTTGGAACTACTTTTACTATAATAGATGGAAAAGAAGAAGCTAGATTAACTTTATTAGCTGTTAAATATGCTTTAAAAAGAGAAAAAATTTATTCTGAAAAATTTATTTTATTAGACATTGGTGGTGGTTCTACTGAAATAATTATAAATACAAATGATACTTATGAATCTCATAGTTTTGATTTTGGAATAGTTACAATGACTCAAAAATCTTTAAATTATGATGATTTACATAATGATTTAGAATTTAGAAAAAAAGAGATAAAAATCTTTTTGGATAATTTAGATATTGATTTAAAAGATTATAGTTTTGTGGCAACTGCTGGAACACCAACAACAATTGCTGCTATAAAATTAGGTCAAGATTTTTTTTCATATGATAGAAATATCGTAAATGGAACAATAGTAAATCTTGAAGATATTTCTAATAGTTTAGATATTTTTAAAAATTCATCAAAAGAAGATATTACAAAATTAGTAGGCCGTGGACGAGTCGAATTTATTGAAGTTGGGATTTTTATTTATAAAATGATTTTCGAAGTTTTAAATAAAAAAGAGTCGATAGTTCTAGATGATGGCTTAAGAGAAGGTGTTGCTATAAACTATTGTCAAACAAAGTTTAAGAATTAA
- a CDS encoding CDP-alcohol phosphatidyltransferase family protein, with protein sequence MTFLFNKNNHFNLANIVTFFNIASGIFAIYFLTHHDFFAAALFAWLAGGFDIVDGKIARKYNLSTQFGIQLDSFADFLSFVIVPTMFIFFAVIDTKEAFMNMPLVIFAFVYYVISGLRRLIQFNINADEGKVENFFTGIPTPLGAILLWLVYLIFLTGFISETFVLFMMIIIGYLLNSKIKIPHL encoded by the coding sequence ATGACTTTTTTGTTTAATAAAAACAATCATTTTAATTTAGCTAATATCGTAACTTTTTTTAATATTGCATCTGGAATTTTTGCAATTTATTTTTTAACTCACCATGATTTTTTTGCAGCTGCACTTTTTGCTTGGCTTGCAGGTGGTTTTGATATAGTGGATGGTAAAATTGCTAGAAAATATAATTTATCTACACAATTTGGAATTCAACTTGATTCTTTTGCAGATTTTTTATCATTCGTAATAGTTCCAACAATGTTTATCTTTTTTGCAGTTATTGATACAAAAGAGGCGTTTATGAATATGCCTTTAGTTATATTTGCTTTTGTTTATTATGTAATTTCAGGACTTAGAAGATTAATTCAATTTAATATAAATGCAGATGAAGGAAAAGTAGAAAATTTTTTTACAGGTATTCCAACTCCTTTAGGTGCAATTTTATTATGGCTTGTGTATTTGATTTTTTTAACAGGTTTTATTTCAGAAACTTTTGTCTTATTTATGATGATAATTATTGGATATTTATTAAATTCAAAAATCAAAATTCCTCATTTATAA
- a CDS encoding GGDEF domain-containing protein, with the protein MISNFLKSTTVRLIILVCTVLSTLIFSSILFNTQIDNLKKQVDNIYFGNLIPIVKLQIISDNYKEIISCRTLKYVCDIKKEQLIIEEEWKYYYDAYKNSDEKIVTDTINTEVLNAFKENKLHFFKEVLNKINFLIQYETQVAFKERKKFVEDYDNMKKYLFYSIVIILFISFIVIVYIIYQVIKKDKQLTVLNKKYKIDSITDSMTKLYNRKYFDTIFDNMPFIANANNWKCAFIMFDIDYFKQYNDTYGHDMGDVTLKKVAFTLKEYFNKKYEFVFRLGGEEFGVVLFDIDENSLENCLKDINYKILELEIEHKNSKILNIVSISMGAIVYEPHTYISANKLYKQADESLYKAKENGRNQYHIYKGKE; encoded by the coding sequence ATGATAAGTAATTTTTTAAAATCAACTACAGTTAGATTAATAATTTTAGTGTGTACTGTTTTATCAACACTAATTTTCTCTTCAATTTTATTTAACACTCAAATAGATAACCTAAAAAAACAGGTTGATAACATATATTTTGGAAATTTAATACCTATTGTTAAACTTCAAATCATCTCAGATAATTATAAAGAAATCATCTCTTGTAGAACATTGAAGTATGTATGTGATATAAAAAAAGAACAACTAATAATTGAAGAAGAGTGGAAGTACTACTATGATGCTTATAAAAATAGTGATGAGAAAATTGTAACAGATACAATTAACACTGAAGTATTAAATGCTTTTAAAGAAAATAAACTTCATTTTTTCAAAGAGGTATTAAATAAAATTAATTTTTTAATACAGTATGAAACTCAAGTAGCTTTTAAAGAGAGAAAAAAGTTCGTAGAAGATTACGATAATATGAAAAAATATTTATTTTATAGCATTGTGATAATTCTTTTTATATCATTTATTGTTATAGTATATATTATATATCAAGTAATAAAAAAAGATAAACAACTAACCGTCTTAAATAAAAAATATAAAATCGATTCCATAACTGATTCAATGACAAAACTATATAATAGAAAATATTTTGATACTATTTTTGATAATATGCCATTCATTGCCAATGCAAATAATTGGAAATGTGCATTTATTATGTTTGATATTGATTATTTCAAGCAATACAATGATACATATGGGCATGATATGGGTGATGTTACATTAAAAAAAGTTGCTTTTACACTAAAAGAATATTTCAATAAAAAATATGAATTTGTTTTTAGGTTAGGTGGTGAAGAGTTTGGTGTGGTTTTATTTGATATTGATGAAAATAGCTTGGAAAATTGCTTAAAAGATATAAATTACAAGATTTTAGAACTAGAAATTGAGCATAAAAATAGTAAAATACTCAACATCGTTTCAATTTCAATGGGTGCTATTGTATATGAGCCACATACTTATATATCGGCTAACAAACTTTATAAACAAGCTGATGAGAGTTTATATAAAGCAAAAGAAAATGGACGAAATCAATATCATATATACAAAGGGAAAGAATGA
- a CDS encoding DUF523 domain-containing protein — MKILISSCLLGEDVRYDGANSSIAFNPKFPFSSKELFMDILCENEIYSFCPEVAGGLGIPRNPAEIVNNNKPFIVKDENGTDVTINFLLGAKKALDICKEENIKVALLKANSPSCGNIKIYDGTFSHNLVDGQGLTARLLKDNEIEVFNEEQLRELSKFIKTNK; from the coding sequence ATGAAAATATTAATATCTTCTTGTTTATTGGGAGAAGATGTTAGATATGATGGAGCTAATTCATCAATAGCATTTAATCCGAAATTTCCATTTTCTTCGAAAGAATTATTTATGGATATTCTTTGCGAAAATGAAATTTATTCTTTTTGTCCAGAAGTTGCAGGTGGGTTAGGGATTCCTAGAAATCCAGCTGAAATTGTTAATAATAATAAACCTTTTATTGTAAAAGATGAAAATGGAACAGATGTAACAATCAACTTTTTATTAGGTGCAAAAAAAGCTCTTGATATTTGCAAAGAAGAAAATATAAAAGTAGCTCTATTAAAAGCAAATTCTCCCTCTTGTGGAAATATAAAAATTTATGATGGGACTTTTTCACATAATTTAGTAGATGGTCAAGGTTTAACAGCAAGACTTTTAAAAGATAATGAAATTGAAGTTTTTAATGAAGAGCAATTAAGAGAGTTGTCTAAATTTATAAAAACTAATAAATAG